The genome window CAGCGGCAGAGAAGAATGCCCGAATCTTGGCTATAAACCAAGGCATAAGCAAGGGTACTTTCCTGTTCCTCCGACAGACAAATTTCAGGACCTGCGCACCCGAATGCTTCTCACCCTTGAAAAACTTGGTATAGATGTTGAGTGCCAGCATCACGAAGTCGCAACAGCGGGGCAGTCGGAAATTGATATGCGATTTAAACCGCTTCTACAAATGGGTGATCAGCTCATGTGGTTTAAGTATGTGCTTAAAAACTTAGCAACTCGTGATAACCGCACAGTTACATTTATGCCGAAACCTCTTTTCGAGGATAACGGCTCCGGAATGCACACACATATCAGCATATGGAAAAATGGAGAGCCTTTATTTGCGGGTGATAAGTATGCCGGGGTTTCTCAGGAGGCTCTTTACGGAATCGGAGGAATATTAAAACACTGCGGTGCGCTGTGTGCTATTACCAATCCGACCACCAATTCTTACAAGCGTCTTGTACCGGGCTTTGAAGCTCCTGTAAATCTGGCATATTCAAGCCGTAACCGGAGTGCCGCAATCCGCATACCGATGTATTCCGCATCGCCAAAGGCAAAACGGATTGAATTTCGAACCCCTGACCCATCCTGTAACGGGTACCTTGCCTTTTCAGCAATTCTGATGGCTGTATTAGACGGCATCGAAAACAGGATAGACCCTGGTGAGCCGCTGGACAAAGATATATATGGTCTTCCGCCGGAAGAGCTTGCCGATATACCGTCTGCTCCAGGCTCTCTCGAAGAGGCTCTTGACGCCTTAAAAAAAGACCACGCCTTCCTGCTCAAAGGTGATGTGTTTACTCAGGATGTTATTGATATGTGGATTGAATATAAGACCAAAAACGAGGTAAACGCCGTTAAACTTCGTCCGCATCCGCATGAATTCTTTCTTTACTTCGATATATAAATTTCCGGGGAAAGAGAGTATGCAAAAAGAGAGTCAAAATGACAAATGATGCTGATTTGCAAAGCTGACGTAAAATAAGAGGTGTAAGCTGTTGTTGTATGCACGACTTACACCTCTTTAGCGGGAATAAACAAGCTGGATTATCCCAGTATGTTGTCAATTTCTTCTTGATCTGATTCCATAACATAAGGAATGCCTGATATCTCAGACGATTCTCTTGTCAACGCAACCAGATCGTTTCTATCCATATATTGAAGAGCAAATTTTCTTGCGCCGGCCATAAACTGCTGCAGGCCCTGACGCAGGCGATCCACATAAGAATACAATCCTATGGCGCCGGCCGGCAGTTTATTAAAATCACTGCCAAACCGTTCTTTTAATTGCGCTCCAACTGCAAATAACTCAAGATATCCTGATTCAACATCTTTTCCTTCCTTTTCCATTTTTTTTGCTATCATTTTACCCTGATTCTTACCGACCATAGCTGCAGTCAACATGGCCCTGCCCAGACAGATAGCCTTAACATAAGGCGCTCCAAGGGCAATAGCCTTAAATATATGATCTTCCAGAGAAAGGCCTCCTGCAATTGCAATCGGCGGAACATAGGCGCCCTTTGCCTTGAGACGTTCACACATCTGGTAGGCCAGACATTCAAGCTCAACCGTAGGAATACCCCATTCATTCATCATTCTCCAAGGGCTCATGCCTGTACCGCCTCCAGCGCCATCAATGGTCAACATATCTATCTTGGCTTCTGAAGAATATTTAATGGCTCTTGCAAGATCGGCCGGACGGTAAGCGCCGGTTTTTAATGTCACATATTTTGCACCAACACCGCGAAGGGACTCTACAGCTTTATAAAAAGATCCTTCATCAACCATTCCAAGCCTTGAATGTCTTTCAAATTCAGTGATGCCGCCGCTTTTAAAGGCATCCTGTACCGCTGGATTAGTCGGATCAGGCAGAACAATATAGCCGCGTTTTTTCAGCTCCAATGCCCTTTCAAGGCTTGGAAGTTTTACTTCTCCACCAATATCTTTGGCTCCCTGGCCCCATTTGAGTTCGAATATCTCTATCCCGAGTTTTTCGATAACATATTCCGGCACACCAAGCTTTGTATCTTCAACATTAGCTTGAATGATTATCCCACCCTTGCCGTCATACCATTTTCTAAAGGCTTCTATCCTACGCTCCATCTCAGGAGACTTGCTGATTTTACCGTTTTTAAACTCGGCCTGAGGATCCATACCGCATATATTCTCTCCGGCCACAACAATAATGCCGGATATTGCGGCGCCGATAGCAACCTCTTGCCAATTGATTCTGGCAATCTCGGTTGATCCAACAGCTCCCGTAAATACAGGGAAATCAAGTTTAATACTGCCGTCCCTTCCAACGGCTGTAGTACAATCAACAGCAGGAAATGTTGCAATGTCAGAATCTGCAGCTACACCAACAGCCCCGACACAGGTCCCCTGAATATTAAAATGGGAAAAATCGATAGGATAATCCTTTTCCGAACCCGACGTAATCTTGCCAAAGGGCTGCGGATAAAGCATCTCCCTTCCTTTTAAAGCAGATCTCCCTATCTCACACGTTCCCTTACATCCATCAAGACATGTGACACATATCCCGGAACCAGGAGCCGGACTAATCCTTGTTGTAGTTTTAGTAGCGTCACTTCGATTTGGCTTGCTAAACGACATAACTTACCCTCCTTGCTAATTAGTTATAAAAATAAAAAAGGCGTCCACCCTTTACAGGGAAAAGACGCCTTTGTCTTCCACACTCAAAAAAATCTCTGCACGCCATTGTGCAGAAAACTATAAATATAAACTTTTTATGTTGATCGCAGCAAATATGTCAAGTTATTTCTTGCGAATCAATATCCATATCTATTCGAGTTCCTCTGAAAGCAGAATTGCTTCGGCTACACACCGCATGGATTTGCGTGTATCCATACTCCGTTTTCTAATCCAGGAATATGCCTC of Anaerolineae bacterium contains these proteins:
- the glnA gene encoding type I glutamate--ammonia ligase, with the translated sequence SGREECPNLGYKPRHKQGYFPVPPTDKFQDLRTRMLLTLEKLGIDVECQHHEVATAGQSEIDMRFKPLLQMGDQLMWFKYVLKNLATRDNRTVTFMPKPLFEDNGSGMHTHISIWKNGEPLFAGDKYAGVSQEALYGIGGILKHCGALCAITNPTTNSYKRLVPGFEAPVNLAYSSRNRSAAIRIPMYSASPKAKRIEFRTPDPSCNGYLAFSAILMAVLDGIENRIDPGEPLDKDIYGLPPEELADIPSAPGSLEEALDALKKDHAFLLKGDVFTQDVIDMWIEYKTKNEVNAVKLRPHPHEFFLYFDI
- a CDS encoding FMN-binding glutamate synthase family protein, yielding MSFSKPNRSDATKTTTRISPAPGSGICVTCLDGCKGTCEIGRSALKGREMLYPQPFGKITSGSEKDYPIDFSHFNIQGTCVGAVGVAADSDIATFPAVDCTTAVGRDGSIKLDFPVFTGAVGSTEIARINWQEVAIGAAISGIIVVAGENICGMDPQAEFKNGKISKSPEMERRIEAFRKWYDGKGGIIIQANVEDTKLGVPEYVIEKLGIEIFELKWGQGAKDIGGEVKLPSLERALELKKRGYIVLPDPTNPAVQDAFKSGGITEFERHSRLGMVDEGSFYKAVESLRGVGAKYVTLKTGAYRPADLARAIKYSSEAKIDMLTIDGAGGGTGMSPWRMMNEWGIPTVELECLAYQMCERLKAKGAYVPPIAIAGGLSLEDHIFKAIALGAPYVKAICLGRAMLTAAMVGKNQGKMIAKKMEKEGKDVESGYLELFAVGAQLKERFGSDFNKLPAGAIGLYSYVDRLRQGLQQFMAGARKFALQYMDRNDLVALTRESSEISGIPYVMESDQEEIDNILG